In the genome of Dyadobacter fermentans DSM 18053, the window TGAACCAATGGGAATACCTGAGGCACCTTACGTTCGAGGGAGCGCGGAAAAAATACGACGTGGTAACGCCGGAAATCGAAGAGCGGCTCAACTTTGAGCTGCAAACGATCCGTAACATGGGTTTTCCCGGCTACTTCCTTATTGTGGCCGATTTTATTGATGCTGGCCGCAAAATGGGCGTTTTCATCGGTCCGGGCCGTGGTTCGGCCGCGGGCTCGGCAGTGGCTTACGCGATCGGGATCACCAACATCGACCCCGTCAAGTACGATCTCCTTTTTGAGCGTTTCCTCAATCCCGACCGTATCTCCATGCCCGATATCGATACCGACTTCGACGACGATGGGCGTCAGAAGGTGATTGATTATGTGGTGAAAAAATACGGCTACAACCAGGTGGCGCAGATCGTGACTTACGGTACCATGGCCGCCAAATCGGCGATCAAGGACGTGGCGCGCGTTATGGACCTGCCATTGCCGGACGCCAACATGCTCGCCAAGCTGGTTCCCGACAAGCCGACGTACAACATGACGCTCAACCGCATTTTCACAGCGCCGTTGGAAGGCGAGGGCAGTCTTATGAAAAAAGAAGGCATTTCGCCCGACGAGTTGGAAAACGTGAAGCGGATGCGTGCCATTGCTGTGGGTAATGATTTGCAAGCCAGTGTTTTACAGGAAGCAAGGAGGTTGGAAGGAACCGTGCGCAACACCGGTATCCACGCCGCAGGTATCATCATCGCACCGAGCGATTTGACGGAAATTATCCCGGTAAGTACCTCCAAGGACTCCGATTTTCTGATCACCCAATATCAGGGGAAAATTATCGAGGATGCAGGCGTAATCAAGATGGACTTCTTGGGCCTTCGAAACCTTTCGATCATTAAGGAGGCCCTCAGGATGATTAAGAACAACTACGGGCATGACATTGTGATTGACGACGTGCCGCTCGACGACCCGAAGGTTTTCGAACTTTTCCAGCGCGGCGAGACGAACGCGATCTTCCAGTTCGAATCCGACGGGATGAAGAAGTACATGCGCGACCTCATCCCCGACCGTTTTGAGCACCTCATCGCGATGAACGCATTGTACCGTCCCGGTCCGATTGCCTACATTCCGAACTTCATCCGCCGGAAAAACGGGCAGGAGGAGGTAACCTACGATTTGCCTGAACTGGAAGAGTATCTGGCTGATACTTATGGTATTACAGTGTACCAGGAGCAGGTGATGCTTTTGTCGCAGAAACTGGCAGGTTTCACCAAAGGCCAGGCGGATACACTGCGGAAGGCGATGGGTAAAAAGCAGATCGAGACGCTGAACAAGCTCAAAGGCGACTTCATGAAAGGCGGTACCGAAAAGGGCCTCGACGCAAAGAAGCTGGAAAAAATATGGACCGACTGGGAAGCATTTGCGTCATACGCATTCAACAAATCCCACTCGACATGCTACGCATTTGTTGCTTATCAAACGGCTTACCTGAAAGCGCATTACCCGGCAGAATATATGGCGGCGGTATTGACCAGTTCGCTGGGCAGTATCGATAAGATCACGTTCTTCATGGAGGAATGTAAAAACCTCAGTTTGCCGGTTCTGGGGCCGGATATCAATGAATCGGAACGGCAGTTCAGCGTTAACAAAAAAGGCGAGATCCGTTTCGGGCTTGCGGGCGTAAAGGGCAGCGGCGACGCGGCGGTAGAATCCATCATTGAGGAGCGCGCGAAAGGCGGCCCGTTCAAAGATGTTTTTGATTTTATGACCCGGGTTAACCTCCGTACCGTCAACAAGAAGACACTGGAAAGCCTGGCGTACGCGGGTGCATTCGACTGCTTCACCGACTATCACCGTGCCCAATATTTCACAGCTGAACAGGGGGAAAACGGCACGTTCATTGAAAAGCTGATCCGCTACGCCAACAATTACCATGCGGAAAAGTCGTCGGCGCAGGCGTCGCTCTTTGGAATGCTCGGCGATAGCGGTTCCACGCTGGCCAAGCCCAAAGCAGCAGACATTGGTCCGTGGGACGACTTGGCAAAACTGCGTTACGAGCAGGAGGTAGTAGGTTTCTACATCTCAGGTCACCCGCTGGACACATTCCGTGCGGAACTCGATAACTTCTGCAACTGCACGCTCGACAAGGTGATGGAAATCAATGAGGGTGAACGCGCGCCGAAGTATTATGGCAAAGACATTAATGTGGCGGGGATTGTCACGAGTGCGCAGGAACGGATGTCGAAAAACGGCAGCTTGTTCATGATTTTCAAGATAGAAGATTACCAGGGCGCGATGGAAATGCTGATCGGCGGGGAGGATTATATCCGTTTCAAAAATTACCTGCAAGTAGGTCAATTTCTGTACATTAAAGGAAAAGTCCAGAACCGCTGGAAGCAGGAAGACCAGTTTGAATTCAAGATTTCGCAAATCCAGCTCCTGCCTGAGATCATGGAGAAAATGTGCAGGAAAATCAAGATCAACCTTACGCTGGATCAAATCGACGCACAGTTCATTCATGTGCTCAACGAAACCTTCGGAAGCTACCCCGGCGGGTGCCAGGTAAGCATGACGGTAAAGGACCCCGAGACGCACCTGGAAGTCGAAATGTTATCGCGCGGTTACCGTGTAGCGCCTAGTAATGAGCTGTTTAAGGTGCTCAGGGGCTTCCACGGCGTGAAATTCTCCTTAAACTAATTTGTAATCATTTAAATCTGGAACTTTTAGATAGTAATAATCCTTATTAACCCAGATTGATAAATAACATTTAGACACTTAAAACATGGGAAAAGCACTTGAAATTACCGATAGCACCTTTGATGAACTGATCCAGGGCGAAAAACCAGTACTTGTTGACTTCTGGGCTGAGTGGTGCGGACCTTGTAAGATGATCGGACCAGTTGTAGAGCAACTCGCCGGCGAATACGAAGGCAAGGCTGTTATCGGTAAAATGGACGTGGATATGAACTCGTCGGTACCTGCAAAATTTGGTATCCGCAGTATCCCAACGCTAATGATCTTCAAAGGCGGCCAGTTGGTAGATAAAGTAGTAGGCGTTGTTCCCAAAACAACCCTTGAAGATAAATTGAATGCTCAAATCGAAGCGACCGTTTGATAATCGCTGATTTGTGAAAGAGTGAGAGGCCCCGGTGACGGGGCCTTTTTTGTTTGTATGCTGTCAAAGTCCCATTTTTCATCAACCTAAACATTTCACATGAAGGCGATTTACGTAATTGTTGAAAGAAATGAGGATCTATTTTGTGCCTGTGCTGACAATGTTCACAAAATATTCGGCTGCGGTGAGACCATGCAGGAAGTAAAGCAATCGATTTTCGAATGCATTGAAATTGTGAAGTCATTCGATGACAAGAACATACCGGCCGGACTCAAAAGGGAATACGAGCTTGTCTGGAAATTTGCACAGGTTGGGTAGTGATCTGTTAGCGATTGAGCTCTGATTGCCAGCATCCTGTCAAGGTGCGATTGGTTGTTACATGCCTGACGGCATTTCGCGCAAGTCGGGTATTGCGGCGTTGCTACCAGTATTACATGCCTAACGGCATTGATGGCTCTAATTTGACGGATACCGGGCGTTAGCAGTCGGGAGCCAAGTCGCGTAGCGACGTAACAATGGTAGCGAATCGGACGTACGCCACCTCTAACGTAAATCCCGTAGGGATATAACAACACCGCAGGATAATTTCAAAATAGCCGCAACATGCGAGAACAGCACCGCAGGCACAATGAATGCCGGTAGCAAAACGTACGGCGCTTTCAACACCCCTACATTAGGCCGATCGAATGCGAATTGCTGAAACGGGGTAGGCGCGGAGAGAATGGCGCGGACTACGATGTTGAGCAGCGAACCGAGGCAAACGATGTTCCACACGAGCAAACCACTGTTGCCTACAAGCCCCTTTCGATAAGCCAACCAAACCAATGGAGCGGTGATGCCGGAAAGGATATCCGGATTACTGCCTTCAAATGTCATCAGTTTGGGAATTTCCCCCATTTGAAATAGAAAAAGCAGCACCAGCTCTACCGCAATGCGAACGGTATGGAGCAAGCTCAGGTATTTCAATGAGCTGTTGGTAACTAACATACGACGCTGGAGAAGTGACAGGTACACAATTAAAAATAGAGGCGGCCCGATCGCCAGGGCAAAATGCGGAGGCATACTGGTAGTATTGAGGTAAAAGCCGTTGGCGCTCAGCAGGATTTGCAGCGGCATCCAAGCAAGTAGCAGAAACCACAGGAATTTCGGAGCGTCGATGGCGCGGTAAAGTATGGTCCAGGTAACGATGACGGTTACGATAAACAATGTAGGGAGGATAAATGCAGTGTTAGTCATAGCGATGATTGATTTTTGACACGAATTAAACCAATCATCCGACGAAGAATCTTGCCAAATGACAACCAATGGTAACCTCCTGCGATGAATGTCCAAGCCTCAACTATCAACGACCATATATGACCACACATGACTACCAATGACCAGGCGTGACCATAGATGACCATCAACGCCCGCACCGACTATTTCCCCGAAATTTCCTTTCGAATCCGGCTTAGGGAGGTATCGGTAATGCCGAGGTAGGAGGCGATGGTGCGGAGCGGGGCGTGCTGAAAGATGTCCGGGCTGCTTTGAAGTAGCTGCAAATACCGGGTTTCAGCGGTTTCAGTGATGGTCGAGAGCATGCGGGATTTGAGATTGGAGAATCCCCGGACGAGGATGCTCCTTCCGAATTCGCGGAATTCCGGTAATGCGTGAAACAGCTCGTTGAGCGTCGCGTACGTGATCGCGATGCCCGCACAATGCGTAAGCGCCTGTATGTTCTCGCGCGAGGGAACGCGGTGGAAAAACGAAGTTATCTCAAAAACAACCTGTTGCGGGCCATGGAAGCTGGTCGTAATATCGTTGCCGTCGGGATCTGTGGCGAACGACCGCATATATCCTTCGGTCAGAAAAACGTATTCGTTGGAAATGGCGCCCTCTTTCAGCAGAAAATCGCCCCTCTTAATTTGCAGCGGGTAGAACCGTTCCGAAACTTCCGACGCCATTTTAACTGACATCGGATAGGCTTTTGTGATAAAATCAAGCAGTTTCAACTGTTCTGGCGACAGGTTACTCATTGATTTCTATTGCAAAACTTGCCTCAAACGTACCGCCCGCTTCCAGTTTTAAAATCCCTTCCTTCGTCTCAAAATTCTGGTCCGAATCCGCATTGTCCGCAATGCCGAGCCACGGCTCTATACATACGAAATGGCCGCCTGGCTTTGCCCAAATGCCGAGGTAGGGGAAATCTTTATAGTAAACAGTGACTACCTGCCCCGATTTCGTGCTTCTCAAACTGACTTGTTTTGAAATCAAATGCTTGAAAATCAGTGCATCGTTGTCGAAGAGATGGGTGTTCAGGTGCAGCACGTTGGTATGTTCCAAAACCGGCCTTGTGGTCTTGCTTACAAGTCCGTTCTTTTCTAAAAGCCAGGTCGAGTCGTTTTCGATGGCTTCGAATTCAAGGTAATAGTCCTCGTAAACTTCATCCTCATGCAGCGGGCATTTGAATGCCGGGTGACCGCCAAGGGAGAAGAGCATTTCTGAATCGCCGTGGTTGAGCACTTTGTGATCTACGACAATGCGCTTGCCTTCCAGCCGGTAGGTAATTTGAAATTCAAATTCAAACGGGTAAATGGCAAGCGTTTCTTCGCTGTATTTTAAAGTAAATGTAAGACTGTCAGTCGTTTGGTTAGTCAGCTTTACATTGGCGTTGTTGCGGACCATCCCGTGGCGCGGTACCGGATATTCATTGCCTTTGTATTTTACAAAACCATCCTTGATGGCCCCGATAACCGGAAAAAGCACCGGTGCATAACTGGACCAAACCGATGGCTCGGCGTTCCAGAGGAAATCCTTGCCCGTAACGGTCGATTGGATCTGGCAGAGTTCGGCGCCGGTTTCCTGTACGGCAATTTTCAAATGGTCGTTTTGAATGGAATAGTTCATATGATTCAAGAATTCAGGACATTGATAATGGTCGCACATGCTTCGCGGATCTGCTCTTCGGTTATGGTCAGCGGTGGGGCAATGCGCATGGAATTATCGCAAAAAAGGAACCAGTCGGTAACGACGCCGAGTTCAATGCATCGGTCGATGGTCGCTTTCAGCTTGTCGAACGATTCCATTTCCGCCGCAAGCATAAGGCCCTTTCCCCGTATTTCCTTGATTTCGGGATGAATCAGCAGGGATTTGAATAGTTCACCCTTTTGGATTGCTCCTTCGGGAAGGCGCTCATCGATGGTTACATTCAAAGCAGCCAGCGATGCCGCGCAGCTCACCGGGTGCCCGCCAAAAGTGGTGATATGGCCAAGTATTGGGTTGGTTTTCAGTACCTTCATCACCTCCTGGGAAGCCATGAAAGCCCCGATCGGCATGCCGCCGCCCATTCCTTTTGCACTCAGCAAAATGTCCGGGTAAATTCCATGTTGCTCGAATGCCCAAAAGCTTCCCGTCCGGCCGAAGCCAGTTTGAATTTCATCTAAAATGAGCAAAGTGCCTGTCTTGGTGCATTTCCGGCGCAATGCCACTAAGTAGTCCGCATCCGGCACACGAACGCCCGATTCTCCGCCGATCACCTCGATGATCACAGCGGCAGTTTCGGTGGTAATTTTTTCTAAATCAGGTAAATAGCCGTGACGAATGTGCTTCACGCCCGGTAGCAGCGGCCGGAAGTTTCGTTTGAAAAACTCCGCACCAGCCAGGCTCAATGCGCCCTGCGTAGCGCCATGGTAGGCATTGTAGCAGGAAATAAATTCCCGCCTTTTGGTAAATCGTTTAGCCAGTTTCATAGCTCCTTCCACCGCTTCGGTGCCCGAATTAGTGAAATACACATTGTCGATCAGGCCGAAAGGCGAGGGGTGGGCGGCATTCAGTTTCAGGGTGTCGGCTAATGCTTTTGCAAGTTGTACCTGCGCGCTTTGCACGTATTCGCCGTACACGAGCAGGTGCATGTGCTTGTCGAGCTGCTTATGAATGGCTTCAAGCACTTTCGGGTGCCGGTGGCCGACGTTGCTCACGCCGATGCCGGAAATAAGGTCCATGTACGATTTACCGTCCGGACCGTACATATAAACGCCCTCCGCTCTTTCAATTTCGAGTGCAAGGGGAAAATCGGAAGTCTGCGCCAGATGGTCGAAAAAGTGCTGGCGATGTGAAATATGCATTCTATTGTTCAAAAAAACTGGCACTGCCGCCTACCCAGGTAAAATCCTTGTTGTACCGTACCCCGATCATTTCCCCGCGGCTCAACCGGCTGAGGCTGATCAGCAATTCGGGCTTTTCGGCATCGTCGGGCCAGCCGTACATCATGCGGATCTCGCATTTCACAAGGCCGTCGGGCGCCCGGATCACGGGTTCGTAGGCGACTTTTCGTTGCAAGATATAATTTTCCGGGTCGGGAATGGCGTCCAGATCCGCTTTTGTAATGTGCAGTTGCACGCCCGAGCCCGCGAAAGAGAACAGGGGTTTCAACACGTAATTTGAAAGATCGTCAGGGAAATTGCCTTCATAATCGCTCAGAAAACGCGTTTCAGGCACAAATTCTCCATTCAATAAAGGCAAAGCAAACTTACTGATCCTGAAAAACCAATTGGGATGTCCCACCCATTGCACGTCAATGTCGTCGGTGAAATGGTAGCTGGTTTGCAGGTCGGGGTAGTTGAGCAGGTCGTCGAAAATAAGCCGGTTGTAAATGCGTTTGACGCGGATTTTCCGACCATCTTTTTCATAAAACAGCTGCGTTCCCTCGCGGATCAGTTTCGTGTAGCAAACTGCCTGAATGCCCAGCATTTGCTCCGTGACGGCGAAATCAATGCGCGTTTTTTGATTTTCCGGATATATTTCAAGCAAAATCACATGCTCGGGCTGCTCACTGCCAAGGATCAATGCTTTCAGTTTAGCCACATATTCATCCAAAGTACGGGTGCCAAACAGATATGCAAAATTGGACTGGACGTCAAAATATTTCCCGAAAGACTCGGACAGAAAAGCCTGATACCCGAAAATGGAAGGAAAGCCTTGAAGTTCAATAAGTTGTGGAATGAGTTCGCCCGCAGCATTACGACAAATGGCGTAGTCAATGGCCAAAAAAGAGGTATGTGCATTCTCGCCCGGCACATGCTGGCTGGCAGGCACGGCGCGATCGGTTTTAGCCCGGAAATCGGGAGAAAGTAATGTGCCGATTATTTCGTCGGATGCCCACAAGATCTTCTTTTTCAAATCTTTGGGTATGAAAACGGGCGTTTCTGCTACCCTGAAATCCAGCTGTCCGGGAAACGCCGAACCCAGCGATTCTACGAATTCCTCGTATCCTTTCTCCGTAAAGGAGCGGTTGAACGCTTCCCGGGCTTGCTTATGCATAGGCTGGCTGCAACGTTTTGGTAAATGCGTTTTTCAAAAATGCCGGAATAACCACCGTCTCGGTCATTGAAATTTTGTCCGGGTCGTTCAAATGCTCGATCATATCGCTGTATTTCTGCTCGCCGTGCGCCTTCACAATCGCCACCTTCTTGTCTTCATCCAAAAAGTAACGGAGCATTCCTTCGGCATCGGCCTCCGGATGAAATTGGGTACCTACGATTTCGTTCGAGAAGCGGACGGCCATGACAGCGCGTTCCAGCGGCACATGCGGACGGATTTTTTCGAGACAAAGCAGCTTCGCGCCCATCGCATCAAACGCAAACCGGTTGGGCTGCGTGACCTGGAAATCGCGCGAATCCACGATCCAGAAAGGGTCGGCCAATGCATTCAGCAGCGGATCTTTGCGGCCGGCTGAGGTTTTGTGCACCGGAAAAGTGCCGAACGAAGTCTTCCGCCGCTTGCTCACCGCCGCCAGCTCCCAGTGAATGCAGGCCATTTGAAACGAGTGGCAAATCAGGAACAAATGCTTTTTGATACGGTTTTGCCGCTTCGCATTGTAAGCTAATATCTTATCCAGAAATCCGAAAAAGCGCTTTTCCCATGCCTCGCCAACCGGTGCCGGATTGCCGGGTCCGCCGGTAGAAATGTAGGCGTCGAAGTCCATTCCCGGTATTTCCAGCTTTTGTCTTACATCAAAAACAGTGAATTCAACGGGCACGTTTTCATGCTCTCCGAATGCGGAAATGATCTTTTTGATGCATCGCATTCCCTCGTTGGGGTGGCCGTTGTACATGTCCAGGATCGCGATCCGGAAATGTTTTTCATGAGTAGTCATTACAATTTGTGGCCGGTCGGTGTCAATGAAATCAGCCTTTAAGTTAGAGAATCGGGTAACCTATTTTTAACAAAACTCTTCCTGATAAGTTCGGGTTTTGGGCTAAAAGTTTGATTTAATTCTAACTACAACCCGATTTTAGTCTCCGAAACGATATAATCTACCACTGCATTCAAACAGCCGGTTTGCTCGAAAACGGCTAGCTGGCGGTCGGCGCCGGTGCCCATTTCGAGGATCTGGTGGATGTATCCGATCTCCTTCCGGCTGCCCAGCTCGTCCACCACGTCATCGATAAACGCGAGCAGTTCGTGTATCAGAATGCGATATTCCACTTCCTCCTGCTTACCGAAGTCGATCAGCTTGCTGTGGATGCCGTACCGCGCCGCGCGCCACTTGTTTTCGTTGATGAGCATGCGGCGGTAAGGGCGGAAACTGAGGTTCTGGCTGTGAAGTTTGTGGATTTTGGCCACGAGTGCCTGCATGATCGCGGCGAGGCAGATCGTCTCGTCCGTGCGCATCGGCACGTCGCACATGCGGAATTCGATGGTGTTGAAAAACGGGTGCAGGCGGATATCCCACCAGATTTTCTTGCCATTATCAATGCATTTCGTCTTGATGAGCAGTTCCACATACTCGTCATATTCCGCCGCACTGGAAAAGTAATCGGGAATGCCGGTCCTGGGAAATTTATCGAAAACTTTCGAACGGTATGATTTGAAGCCCGTATTGCGCCCGCACCAGAACGGCGAGTTGGTCGATAGCGCGTAAATGTGCGGCAGAAAATACCGCACGGCGTTCATGATCTGGATTCCCTCGTTCCGGTTTTCGATGCCCACGTGCACGTGCAGCCCGAAAATGAGGTTTCCGCGGGCCACGTCGCGCATTTCGTCGATGATCTGATCGTACCGCGGGTCGTCGGTAATGAGCTGGTCCACCCAGTCGGCGAAGGGGTGCGTGCCGGCGGCGGCCACTTGCAGGTCCTGCTTTTCGGCCAGGTCCAGGATCATTTGGCGCAGGTAGGTTACTTCCTCCCGCGCCTCCTGGATGTTGTGGCAGATATTCGTCCCCACTTCCACCACCGCCTGGTGCATTTCCGCCTTCACGCGCTCCTTTAACGTTATTTGCCCGTCTTCCACCAGCTTTGACATATGCGACCGCAGGTTTCTCGTAACGGGGTCGATCGTCTGAAATTCCTCTTCAATTCCCAGGGTGAATAATGCCATAATGTGAAAACGGCTGAATGACAGTGGATCAGGATTTCTTCAATTTCGAATTTTTGGCAGGTGCTTTCGTCGCTGCGGCCCTGGTGGTGGGCACCTTCGGTTCGGCCGGCTCTGCCACAGCAATTGGCTCGGTTACAATCGCTCCGAGCGACTTGGCCGGTTTTTTAGGTGGAACGGCCTTTACTTTCACTTCAGTGGCTGATGGTGTCGTTTCGGGTGCTTTTGCGCGTTTCTCAGTTGTTGCCTGGGGCGCTTTTGCAGGTTCCGTGGGTGTTGCTTTGGGCGCCTTTGGGGGCTTCACCGGTGGTGCTTCGGGTGTTTTGGCAGGTTTCGCCAAAGTTGCTTTTGGTGCTTTCGAGGGTGCCGCTTTGGCTTTTGTCGGTTCCGCTGGCTTGGCAGGAGCCGGTGCGCTGGCTGCCGCGGGCGATGCCGGAACGCCATTGACCGCCTGGTTCACGAATGTGCCCCAGGTGAGGTTAATTTGTCCGGGGATATGCGTTTTTGCGCGTTCAATGGCCATATTGGCCGCGGCTTCAACTACCCATTCAAAATTATCGCGGCCTACGGAGTAAATGTCGGCGTCCGGCGCGGGGTTGCAGAAGTCTATCGCGTACGGAATGCCGTCGCGCACGGCAAATTCGACGGTGTTGAAGTCGTAGCCCAGCGCTATGTTCAGTTTTAAGGTATAATCCTTAATTGTTTCAAGGAGTTTTTCACGCTCTTCGCCCTGGGCTTTCAAATCGGCCGCATAGCGCAAATGGTGCGGGTTACGCGGCTCGTAAGGCATTACCAGCACGTCTTTTTGGCCAATGCAGTAGCAGCGCACGTAGTCGTCGAACACGATTTCTTCCTGCAACATCATCACCAGCTGCCCGGTTTCTTCATGTTTGATCCACATATCCTGCGGGTTCACCACCCTGTAAACGCTCTTCCAGCCGCCGCCGTCGTGCGGTTTCATGTAGGCAGGGAAGCCCACGTATTGAAATATTTCCTCCCAGGCCATCGGGAAGGCCAGGTTGCGGAACGAGGTTTCGCTGGTGTTGGTCGGGCGTTGTTTAGAAGGCAGCAGGGCGGTTTTGGGTACGGGTATGCCCAGCTTTTCTGCCAATGCATTATTGAAAAACTTCTCGTCGGCGCTCCACCAGAACGGGTTGTTGATCACCGCTGTGCCCGCCAATGCGGCATTTTTCAGATAGGAGCGGTAAAACGGTACGTCCTGTGAAATGCGGTCGATGATCACCGCGTATTCGTTGGCCTCGGCCTGTATCACTTTATCGATGGTGACGGCCTCTGCCACAATGCCGTCCACACCTTTGCTGTTGATTCTTTCGATAAATGCATTCGGAAAAGTATTTTCCA includes:
- a CDS encoding type 1 glutamine amidotransferase, producing the protein MTTHEKHFRIAILDMYNGHPNEGMRCIKKIISAFGEHENVPVEFTVFDVRQKLEIPGMDFDAYISTGGPGNPAPVGEAWEKRFFGFLDKILAYNAKRQNRIKKHLFLICHSFQMACIHWELAAVSKRRKTSFGTFPVHKTSAGRKDPLLNALADPFWIVDSRDFQVTQPNRFAFDAMGAKLLCLEKIRPHVPLERAVMAVRFSNEIVGTQFHPEADAEGMLRYFLDEDKKVAIVKAHGEQKYSDMIEHLNDPDKISMTETVVIPAFLKNAFTKTLQPAYA
- a CDS encoding ATP-grasp domain-containing protein; the encoded protein is MKKIGILFGMENTFPNAFIERINSKGVDGIVAEAVTIDKVIQAEANEYAVIIDRISQDVPFYRSYLKNAALAGTAVINNPFWWSADEKFFNNALAEKLGIPVPKTALLPSKQRPTNTSETSFRNLAFPMAWEEIFQYVGFPAYMKPHDGGGWKSVYRVVNPQDMWIKHEETGQLVMMLQEEIVFDDYVRCYCIGQKDVLVMPYEPRNPHHLRYAADLKAQGEEREKLLETIKDYTLKLNIALGYDFNTVEFAVRDGIPYAIDFCNPAPDADIYSVGRDNFEWVVEAAANMAIERAKTHIPGQINLTWGTFVNQAVNGVPASPAAASAPAPAKPAEPTKAKAAPSKAPKATLAKPAKTPEAPPVKPPKAPKATPTEPAKAPQATTEKRAKAPETTPSATEVKVKAVPPKKPAKSLGAIVTEPIAVAEPAEPKVPTTRAAATKAPAKNSKLKKS
- the dnaE gene encoding DNA polymerase III subunit alpha — protein: MQFSHLHCHTQFSLLDGAADIKKLFKKAKEDNMPAVAITDHGNMFGVFEFVAEGNKQGIKPIVGCEFYVVEDRHVRQFTKDKKDVRHHQLLLAKDEIGYKNLVKMCSLGFIEGMYGKYPRIDKDLIVQYHKGLIATTCCIGAIIPKTIIRQGEEAAEREFKWWLDLFGDDFYVELQRHDIRDQYIVNEVLIKFARKYNVKIICSNDSHYVDRDDWNAHDILLCINTGDKQSTPSAKDFDDEKGIPKGSRFAFYNDQFYFKKTSEMLQLFNDLPESLDNTNEIVDKIKTLDLRKDILLPNFPIPDEFKTHTLSEMVGKKELTADVLNQWEYLRHLTFEGARKKYDVVTPEIEERLNFELQTIRNMGFPGYFLIVADFIDAGRKMGVFIGPGRGSAAGSAVAYAIGITNIDPVKYDLLFERFLNPDRISMPDIDTDFDDDGRQKVIDYVVKKYGYNQVAQIVTYGTMAAKSAIKDVARVMDLPLPDANMLAKLVPDKPTYNMTLNRIFTAPLEGEGSLMKKEGISPDELENVKRMRAIAVGNDLQASVLQEARRLEGTVRNTGIHAAGIIIAPSDLTEIIPVSTSKDSDFLITQYQGKIIEDAGVIKMDFLGLRNLSIIKEALRMIKNNYGHDIVIDDVPLDDPKVFELFQRGETNAIFQFESDGMKKYMRDLIPDRFEHLIAMNALYRPGPIAYIPNFIRRKNGQEEVTYDLPELEEYLADTYGITVYQEQVMLLSQKLAGFTKGQADTLRKAMGKKQIETLNKLKGDFMKGGTEKGLDAKKLEKIWTDWEAFASYAFNKSHSTCYAFVAYQTAYLKAHYPAEYMAAVLTSSLGSIDKITFFMEECKNLSLPVLGPDINESERQFSVNKKGEIRFGLAGVKGSGDAAVESIIEERAKGGPFKDVFDFMTRVNLRTVNKKTLESLAYAGAFDCFTDYHRAQYFTAEQGENGTFIEKLIRYANNYHAEKSSAQASLFGMLGDSGSTLAKPKAADIGPWDDLAKLRYEQEVVGFYISGHPLDTFRAELDNFCNCTLDKVMEINEGERAPKYYGKDINVAGIVTSAQERMSKNGSLFMIFKIEDYQGAMEMLIGGEDYIRFKNYLQVGQFLYIKGKVQNRWKQEDQFEFKISQIQLLPEIMEKMCRKIKINLTLDQIDAQFIHVLNETFGSYPGGCQVSMTVKDPETHLEVEMLSRGYRVAPSNELFKVLRGFHGVKFSLN
- a CDS encoding aspartate aminotransferase family protein; amino-acid sequence: MHISHRQHFFDHLAQTSDFPLALEIERAEGVYMYGPDGKSYMDLISGIGVSNVGHRHPKVLEAIHKQLDKHMHLLVYGEYVQSAQVQLAKALADTLKLNAAHPSPFGLIDNVYFTNSGTEAVEGAMKLAKRFTKRREFISCYNAYHGATQGALSLAGAEFFKRNFRPLLPGVKHIRHGYLPDLEKITTETAAVIIEVIGGESGVRVPDADYLVALRRKCTKTGTLLILDEIQTGFGRTGSFWAFEQHGIYPDILLSAKGMGGGMPIGAFMASQEVMKVLKTNPILGHITTFGGHPVSCAASLAALNVTIDERLPEGAIQKGELFKSLLIHPEIKEIRGKGLMLAAEMESFDKLKATIDRCIELGVVTDWFLFCDNSMRIAPPLTITEEQIREACATIINVLNS
- the trxA gene encoding thioredoxin, with the translated sequence MGKALEITDSTFDELIQGEKPVLVDFWAEWCGPCKMIGPVVEQLAGEYEGKAVIGKMDVDMNSSVPAKFGIRSIPTLMIFKGGQLVDKVVGVVPKTTLEDKLNAQIEATV
- a CDS encoding aldose 1-epimerase family protein; protein product: MNYSIQNDHLKIAVQETGAELCQIQSTVTGKDFLWNAEPSVWSSYAPVLFPVIGAIKDGFVKYKGNEYPVPRHGMVRNNANVKLTNQTTDSLTFTLKYSEETLAIYPFEFEFQITYRLEGKRIVVDHKVLNHGDSEMLFSLGGHPAFKCPLHEDEVYEDYYLEFEAIENDSTWLLEKNGLVSKTTRPVLEHTNVLHLNTHLFDNDALIFKHLISKQVSLRSTKSGQVVTVYYKDFPYLGIWAKPGGHFVCIEPWLGIADNADSDQNFETKEGILKLEAGGTFEASFAIEINE
- a CDS encoding carboxylate-amine ligase — protein: MALFTLGIEEEFQTIDPVTRNLRSHMSKLVEDGQITLKERVKAEMHQAVVEVGTNICHNIQEAREEVTYLRQMILDLAEKQDLQVAAAGTHPFADWVDQLITDDPRYDQIIDEMRDVARGNLIFGLHVHVGIENRNEGIQIMNAVRYFLPHIYALSTNSPFWCGRNTGFKSYRSKVFDKFPRTGIPDYFSSAAEYDEYVELLIKTKCIDNGKKIWWDIRLHPFFNTIEFRMCDVPMRTDETICLAAIMQALVAKIHKLHSQNLSFRPYRRMLINENKWRAARYGIHSKLIDFGKQEEVEYRILIHELLAFIDDVVDELGSRKEIGYIHQILEMGTGADRQLAVFEQTGCLNAVVDYIVSETKIGL
- a CDS encoding Crp/Fnr family transcriptional regulator; its protein translation is MSVKMASEVSERFYPLQIKRGDFLLKEGAISNEYVFLTEGYMRSFATDPDGNDITTSFHGPQQVVFEITSFFHRVPSRENIQALTHCAGIAITYATLNELFHALPEFREFGRSILVRGFSNLKSRMLSTITETAETRYLQLLQSSPDIFQHAPLRTIASYLGITDTSLSRIRKEISGK